A window of the Arachis duranensis cultivar V14167 chromosome 5, aradu.V14167.gnm2.J7QH, whole genome shotgun sequence genome harbors these coding sequences:
- the LOC107487217 gene encoding auxin-responsive protein IAA8 → MSPRALALVSEDEGQSKVSTVASASSQSLDCFSQSGGRGLKERNYLGLSDCSSVDSSNSAVPSLSDEKKGNLNLKATELRLGLPGSQSPERHPDVDVFSLSSSKPDEKPLFPLLPMKDGICSSSQKNVAVLGNKRGFADTIDGFSQGKFAGNTAISAMLSPRSSGLQPTATKEMPKVLQEQPCAANGTGLNSHTGPSASASAPASKAQVVGWPPIRSFRRNSMATASKNNDEVDGKPGLAALFVKVSMDGAPYLRKVDLRSYASYQELSSALEKMFTCFTLGQCGSHGSPGREMLSESKLRDLLHGSEYVLTYEDKDGDWMLVGDVPWEMFIDTCKRLKIMKGSDAIGLAPRAMEKSKSRC, encoded by the exons ATGTCTCCGCGGGCGCTGGCTCTGGTTTCAGAGGACGAAGGACAGAGCAAAGTCTCGACGGTAGCTTCTGCATCTTCACAATCCCTGGACTGTTTCTCCCAAAGTGGGGGTAGAGGATTGAAAGAGCGAAATTACCTTGGGTTGTCTGATTGCTCATCAGTGGACAGCTCCAATTCTGCTGTCCCAAGCTTGTCTGATGAGAAGAAGGGCAACCTGAATTTGAAGGCTACTGAATTGAGGCTGGGACTCCCTGGATCCCAGTCGCCTGAACGGCATCCGGATGTAGATGTGTTCTCTTTGAGCTCATCGAAGCCCGATGAGAAGCCGTTGTTCCCTTTGCTTCCAATGAAAGATGGTATCTGCTCGTCGTCCCAGAAGAATGTTGCTGTGTTGGGAAACAAAAGGGGTTTTGCTGATACCATAGATGGATTTTCTCAG GGGAAGTTTGCTGGTAATACAGCAATAAGTGCAATGTTATCACCTAGATCTTCTGGTCTACAGCCTACTGCGACGAAGGAAATGCCAAAGGTGTTACAAGAACAGCCATGTGCAGCTAATGGAACTGGTCTAAATAGCCATACGGGTCCTTCTGCCAGTGCCAGTGCCCCAGCTTCTAA GGCGCAGGTCGTTGGTTGGCCTCCTATAAGATCATTTAGGAGAAATTCAATGGCAACCGCATCAAAGAACAATGATGAAGTGGATGGAAAACCTGGTTTGGCCGCACTCTTTGTGAAGGTCAGCATGGATGGTGCTCCCTATCTCAGGAAGGTGGATCTCAGAAGTTATGCATCCTATCAGGAACTATCTTCTGCCCTTGAGAAGATGTTCACTTGTTTTACCCTAG GTCAGTGTGGCTCCCATGGATCTCCAGGAAGAGAAATGTTGAGTGAAAGCAAGCTGAGGGACCTTCTGCATGGTTCAGAGTATGTCCTCACTTACGAGGATAAAGATGGGGATTGGATGCTTGTAGGGGACGTACCTTGGGA GATGTTCATAGACACTTGCAAAAGGCTGAAAATCATGAAGGGTTCTGATGCAATTGGTTTAG CTCCCAGGGCCATGGAGAAGTCCAAGAGCAGGTGTTAG